CGCGCCCTGCAATCCTATGGGAACCAGCTTTTCTTTCAGCTTTCGGCGGATACCAGCAAGCATAAGGATAGCCAGTAACCATCCGATCCCGCTTCCCGCTGCGAATGCTATGGATTGGATGAAGTTATAATTGCGGATAATCATGAACAATACAACTCCAAAGATTGCGCAGTTTACCGTGATCAGAGGGAGAAAGATTCCCAAAGTATAGTACAACGCTGGAGCATAGCGTTCAATCAGCAATTCCAGAAATTGCACAAAAGCCGCAATAACAATGATAAACACAATATACTGGAGATATACGATTTCGAAAGGAACCAGGATGTAATTGTAAACCAACCAGTTCAATGCTGCAGTAACAGTAATAACGAATATTACAGCAGTTCCCAAGCCCAGGGCGGATTCGATCTCACGGGATACCGAGAGATATGAACACATACCCAGAAAGTTCGTAAGTAAGATATTGCTGGTGAAGATTGCAGCCCAAAACAGAATAAATCCGCTGATATCCATTATACTTTCGCCTTATAATAGTGTGTGTTGATTATCCAGATGAGTATCGCCAGCAGGAAAAAAGCGCTGGGAGCCATAACCATGATGCTCCAGTTTGTCCACCAGGAGC
The Candidatus Cloacimonadota bacterium genome window above contains:
- a CDS encoding Rnf-Nqr domain containing protein codes for the protein MDISGFILFWAAIFTSNILLTNFLGMCSYLSVSREIESALGLGTAVIFVITVTAALNWLVYNYILVPFEIVYLQYIVFIIVIAAFVQFLELLIERYAPALYYTLGIFLPLITVNCAIFGVVLFMIIRNYNFIQSIAFAAGSGIGWLLAILMLAGIRRKLKEKLVPIGLQGAGISLIITGIMALGFVGFSGIVQIQ